In the Malaya genurostris strain Urasoe2022 chromosome 1, Malgen_1.1, whole genome shotgun sequence genome, one interval contains:
- the LOC131440345 gene encoding catenin alpha isoform X5, with protein MGTLSDFGQVALKWDPKNLEIRTMSVEKTLEPLVLQVTTLVNTKGPSKKKKGKSKRASALVAAVEKATDIFIERGEQIAYENPDITQEMLSAVDEVRKTGSQMSIAAREFSEDPCSSLKRGNMVRAARNLLSAVTRLLILADMVDVHLLLKSLHVVEDDLDKLRNASSQDELMNNMRQFGRNANELIKQAAKRQQELKDPQLRDDLAAARAVLKKHSTMLLTASKVYVRHPELDLAKVNRDHILKQVCEAVNTISDVAQGKATSPQDIYVGAGELAAALDDFDEGIIMDPLAYNEVRSRPSLEERLESIISAAALMADADCTRDERRERIVAECNAVRQALQDLLSEYMSNMGTKERTPELERAIGQMYRKTKDLRRQLRKAVVDHVSDSFLETNMPLLDLIDAAHSGNEKKVHERAETFTKHAEKLVEVANLVCSMSNNEDGVKMVRYAAAQIETLCPQVINAALILCARPNSKVAQENMEAYRQAWENQVRILTEAVDDITTIDDFLAVSENHILEDVNKCVLALQEGDALDLRNTAGAIQGRSARVCNVVEAEMDNYEPCIYTKRVLEAVKVLRDQVMSKFAQRVDVAVDALSSNTAKDVDENDFIDASRLVYDGVREIRRAVLMNRSSDELDTDTEFEPVEDMTVETRSRSSAHTGDQTIDEYPDISGITTAREAMRKMNEEDKQKIMQQVELFRREKLTFDSEVAKWDDTGNDIIYLAKHMCMIMMEMTDFTRGRGPLKTTMDVINAAKKISEAGTKLDKLTREIADQCPESSTKKDLLAYLQRIALYCHQIQITSKVKADVQNISGELIVSGVILDSATSLIQAAKNLMNAVVYTVKYSYVASTKYTRQGTVSNYVSCCSMFISNYALPL; from the exons ATGGGAACACTATCGGATTTTGGTCAAGTGGCCCTCAAATGGGATCCTAAAAATTTGGAAATAAGAACGATGTCGGTGGAGAAAACACTGGAACCGTTGGTTCTACAGGTGACTACCTTGGTTAATACTAAGGGACCGAGCAAGAAGAAGAAAG GTAAATCAAAACGAGCCAGCGCTTTGGTTGCGGCCGTTGAGAAAGCTACCGATATTTTTATCGAGCGTGGTGAGCAGATAGCCTATGAAAATCCGGATATCACCCAGGAGATGCTGTCAGCAGTAGACGAAGTGCGCAAGACTGGTTCGCAGATGAGTATTGCGGCTCGTGAATTTTCCGAAGATCCGTGCAGCTCATTGAAACGTGGTAACATGGTTCGTGCGGCTAGAAATTTACTTTCAGCGGTTACACGTCTGCTGATTCTAGCCGATATGGTCGATGTACATCTGCTATTGAAGTCGTTACACGTTGTCGAAGACGATCTGGACAAATTACGCAATGCATCCTCGCAGGACGAGCTAATGAATAATATGCGCCAATTTGGCCGGAACGCAAATGAATTGATCAAACAGGCTGCCAAACGGCAACAGGAACTGAAGGATCCTCAACTGCGTGATGATTTGGCTGCAGCACGGGCCGTGCTTAAGAAACATTCCACTATGCTACTAACGGCTTCCAAGGTCTATGTGCGTCATCCAGAATTGGACCTGGCAAAGGTGAACCGAGATCATATTCTGAAGCAAGTCTGCGAAGCCGTCAATACGATTAGCGACGTCGCACAGGGTAAAGCGACTTCCCCTCAGGATATTTACGTGGGAGCCGGAGAATTGGCAGCTGCCCTGGATGACTTCGATGAAGGAATTATTATGGATCCGTTGGCGTACAACGAGGTACGTTCCCGGCCTTCGTTGGAAGAACGTTTGGAGAGTATTATCAGCGCTGCTGCTTTAATGGCCGATGCCGATTGTACTCGGGACGAGCGACGGGAGAGAATTGTTGCTGAATGTAATGCCGTTCGGCAGGCGTTGCAGGATTTGCTGTCGGAGTATATGTCgaat ATGGGAACTAAGGAACGTACTCCGGAACTTGAGCGCGCTATCGGTCAGATGTATCGCAAGACGAAGGATCTTCGGCGGCAGTTGCGCAAAGCGGTTGTGGATCACGTTTCGGACTCCTTCCTGGAGACCAATATGCCCCTGTTGGATCTGATCGACGCTGCCCATTCTGGAAATGAGAAAAAAGTTCACGAGCGAGCGGAAACTTTTACCAAACATGCCGAAAAGCTAGTTGAAGTTGCCAATTTGGTTTGCAGTATGTCAAACAACGAGGACGGAGTGAAAATGGTTCGCTATGCTGCTGCCCAAATCGAAACGCTGTGTCCTCAAGTTATAAATGCAGCACTGATTCTGTGCGCTCGACCCAATTCGAAAGTGGCACAGGAAAACATGGAAGCCTACCGGCAGGCCTGGGAAAACCAGGTGCGTATTTTGACCGAGGCAGTCGATGACATCACGACGATCGATGACTTTTTGGCTGTTTCCGAGAATCACATCCTGGAAGATGTGAACAAGTGCGTTCTGGCACTGCAAGAGGGTGATGCGTTGGACCTACGAAACACCGCCGGTGCTATTCAGGGTCGGTCGGCTCGGGTTTGCAACGTAGTGGAAGCCGAAATGGACAACTACGAGCCGTGCATCTACACTAAGCGAGTGTTAGAAGCGGTCAAAGTGCTTCGCGATCAGGTGATGTCCAAATTTGCCCAGCGGGTCGATGTTGCCGTGGATGCACTATCTTCCAACACTGCCAAGGATGTCGACGAGAACGACTTTATTGATGCGAGCCGTCTGGTGTACGATGGAGTACGCGAGATACGGCGGGCCGTACTCATGAATAGG AGCTCCGATGAGCTGGACACCGACACCGAATTCGAACCCGTTGAAGATATGACGGTAGAGACGAGGAGTAGAT CAAGCGCACATACAGGCGATCAAACCATCGACGAATATCCGGATATCAGTGGAATTACCACCGCTAGA gaagcGATGCGAAAGATGAACGAAGAGGACAAACAGAAGATCATGCAACAGGTCGAGCTGTTCCGCCGTGAAAAACTTACGTTCGATTCCGAGGTTGCCAAGTGGGACGACACCGGCAATGATATTATCTACCTGGCCAAACACATGTGCATGATCATGATGGAAATGACAGATTTTACACG TGGTCGTGGTCCGCTCAAAACAACAATGGATGTGATCAACGCGGCCAAAAAGATCTCCGAGGCCGGTACCAAACTGGACAAGCTAACCCGAGAGATCGCCGACCAGTGCCCGGAGAGTTCGACCAAGAAGGATCTGCTAGCGTACTTGCAGCGTATCGCACTCTACTGCCATCAGATTCAGATCACGTCGAAGGTTAAGGCCGACGTGCAAAACATCAGCGGCGAGCTGATCGTTTCCGGGGTAATT CTGGACAGTGCCACATCGCTCATTCAGGCTGCCAAGAATCTAATGAACGCCGTAGTTTACACCGTCAAATACTCCTACGTTGCCTCCACCAAATATACCCGGCAGGGAACGGTTTCG AACTACGTAAGTTGTTGCTCGATGTTCATAAGCAATTACGCACTACCCCTATAG